A window from Bubalus kerabau isolate K-KA32 ecotype Philippines breed swamp buffalo chromosome 5, PCC_UOA_SB_1v2, whole genome shotgun sequence encodes these proteins:
- the CABP2 gene encoding calcium-binding protein 2 isoform X2, with protein sequence MVQGPMGNCAKRPRHRAPKDRELRPEEIEELQAAFQEFDRDQDGYIGYRELGACMRTLGYMPTEMELIEISQQISGGKVDFEDFVELMGPKLLAETADMIGVRELRDAFREFDTNGDGCISLGELRAALKALLGERLSQREVDEILRDIDLNGDGLVDFEEFVRMMSR encoded by the exons ATGGTTCAAGGGCCCATGGGAAACTGTGCCAAGCGGCCCCGGCACCGGGCGCCTAAG GACCGGGAGCTGCGGCCAGAGGAGATTGAAG AGCTGCAGGCCGCCTTTCAGGAGTTTGACCGAGACCAGGACGGCTACATCGGCTACCGGGAGCTTGGGGCCTGCATGCGGACGCTGGGCTACATGCCCACCGAGATGGAGCTCATCGAGATCTCCCAGCAAATCA GTGGAGGGAAGGTGGACTTTGAAGACTTTGTGGAGCTGATGGGCCCCAAGCTGCTAGCGGAGACCGCGGACATGATCGGAGTCCGGGAGCTGCGGGACGCCTTCCGGGAG TTCGACACCAACGGGGACGGCTGCATCAGCTTGGGTGAGCTCCGGGCGGCCCTGAAGGCCCTGCTGGGAGAGCGGCTCAGCCAGCGGGAGGTGGACGAGATCCTCCGCGACATTGACCTCAACGGGGACGGACTGGTGGACTTCGAAG AGTTTGTGCGAATGATGTCTCGCTGA
- the CABP2 gene encoding calcium-binding protein 2 isoform X1: MVQGPMGNCAKRPRHRAPKDRWQWPGSPPGGSRHGLGPSPSPSPSPEEPGAPGPGVQGYSVLSSVVGPACIFLRPSIAATQLDRELRPEEIEELQAAFQEFDRDQDGYIGYRELGACMRTLGYMPTEMELIEISQQISGGKVDFEDFVELMGPKLLAETADMIGVRELRDAFREFDTNGDGCISLGELRAALKALLGERLSQREVDEILRDIDLNGDGLVDFEEFVRMMSR, from the exons ATGGTTCAAGGGCCCATGGGAAACTGTGCCAAGCGGCCCCGGCACCGGGCGCCTAAG GACCGCTGGCAGTGGCCTGGCTCCCCCCCAGGGGGGTCCCGCCATGGcctgggccccagccccagccccagccccagtccCGAGGAGCCGGGGGCCCCTGGGCCGGGCGTCCAGGGCTACTCCGTGCTCAGCAGCGTGGTGGGGCCCGCCTGCATCTTTCTGCGGCCCAGCATCGCCGCCACCCAGCTC GACCGGGAGCTGCGGCCAGAGGAGATTGAAG AGCTGCAGGCCGCCTTTCAGGAGTTTGACCGAGACCAGGACGGCTACATCGGCTACCGGGAGCTTGGGGCCTGCATGCGGACGCTGGGCTACATGCCCACCGAGATGGAGCTCATCGAGATCTCCCAGCAAATCA GTGGAGGGAAGGTGGACTTTGAAGACTTTGTGGAGCTGATGGGCCCCAAGCTGCTAGCGGAGACCGCGGACATGATCGGAGTCCGGGAGCTGCGGGACGCCTTCCGGGAG TTCGACACCAACGGGGACGGCTGCATCAGCTTGGGTGAGCTCCGGGCGGCCCTGAAGGCCCTGCTGGGAGAGCGGCTCAGCCAGCGGGAGGTGGACGAGATCCTCCGCGACATTGACCTCAACGGGGACGGACTGGTGGACTTCGAAG AGTTTGTGCGAATGATGTCTCGCTGA
- the CABP2 gene encoding calcium-binding protein 2 isoform X3, with protein sequence MGNCAKRPRHRAPKDRELRPEEIEELQAAFQEFDRDQDGYIGYRELGACMRTLGYMPTEMELIEISQQISMCGGKVDFEDFVELMGPKLLAETADMIGVRELRDAFREFDTNGDGCISLGELRAALKALLGERLSQREVDEILRDIDLNGDGLVDFEEFVRMMSR encoded by the exons ATGGGAAACTGTGCCAAGCGGCCCCGGCACCGGGCGCCTAAG GACCGGGAGCTGCGGCCAGAGGAGATTGAAG AGCTGCAGGCCGCCTTTCAGGAGTTTGACCGAGACCAGGACGGCTACATCGGCTACCGGGAGCTTGGGGCCTGCATGCGGACGCTGGGCTACATGCCCACCGAGATGGAGCTCATCGAGATCTCCCAGCAAATCAGTATGT GTGGAGGGAAGGTGGACTTTGAAGACTTTGTGGAGCTGATGGGCCCCAAGCTGCTAGCGGAGACCGCGGACATGATCGGAGTCCGGGAGCTGCGGGACGCCTTCCGGGAG TTCGACACCAACGGGGACGGCTGCATCAGCTTGGGTGAGCTCCGGGCGGCCCTGAAGGCCCTGCTGGGAGAGCGGCTCAGCCAGCGGGAGGTGGACGAGATCCTCCGCGACATTGACCTCAACGGGGACGGACTGGTGGACTTCGAAG AGTTTGTGCGAATGATGTCTCGCTGA
- the CDK2AP2 gene encoding cyclin-dependent kinase 2-associated protein 2 isoform X1 — MSYKPIAPAPSSTPGSSTPGPGTPVPTAGSVPSPSGSVPGAAAPFRPLFNDFGPPSMGYVQAMKPPGAQGSQSTYTDLLSVIEEMGKEIRPTYAGSKSAMERLKRGIIHARALVRECLAETERNART, encoded by the exons ATGTCCTACAAGCCCatcgcccccgcccccagcagcaCCCCCGGCTCCAGCACTCCTGGGCCCGGCACCCCGGTCCCGACAG CTGGAAGTGTCCCATCACCATCGGGCTCTGTGCCGGGAGCCGCTGCCCCTTTCAGACCACTGTTTAATGACTTTGGACCTCCCTCCATGGGCTATGTGCAG GCAATGAAACCACCTGGCGCCCAGGGCTCCCAGAGCACTTACACCGACCTGTTGTCTGTCATAGAAGAGATGGGCAAAGAGATCCGGCCCACCTATGCTGGCAGCAAGAGCGCCATGGAACGCCTGAAGAGAG GCATCATCCATGCCCGGGCCCTCGTCAGAGAGTGCCTGGCAGAGACAGAGCGGAACGCCCGCACGTAA
- the CDK2AP2 gene encoding cyclin-dependent kinase 2-associated protein 2 isoform X2 encodes MGYVQAMKPPGAQGSQSTYTDLLSVIEEMGKEIRPTYAGSKSAMERLKRGIIHARALVRECLAETERNART; translated from the exons ATGGGCTATGTGCAG GCAATGAAACCACCTGGCGCCCAGGGCTCCCAGAGCACTTACACCGACCTGTTGTCTGTCATAGAAGAGATGGGCAAAGAGATCCGGCCCACCTATGCTGGCAGCAAGAGCGCCATGGAACGCCTGAAGAGAG GCATCATCCATGCCCGGGCCCTCGTCAGAGAGTGCCTGGCAGAGACAGAGCGGAACGCCCGCACGTAA